DNA from Drosophila gunungcola strain Sukarami chromosome 3L unlocalized genomic scaffold, Dgunungcola_SK_2 000002F, whole genome shotgun sequence:
TTAAAGGTAAAGTTAATGTGTACAGGATTATCGGAAATACTTGTACATACCTCTGACCGACTTGTCGCCCGACGTTAAAGATGCTATAAGGAATGCAGCCTTTATGTAGACATTTGAGTTTGTGGACTTCAGACAGGGTATCAAAGCACTGATACCCTTTATTCGCTTAAACTCATTATATCCCGGCTGAAAGTTTCGTACCAACGATGATATCGCATAAATGGAACTCCGTACGATATCTTGATTGGCATTACTCAAATTCTTTGTGAGAACAGGTAGAAACTTATCGTTTATGAGGGCGTTTTGACAAAATACATTATTCTGTGCCACTTCAGCAACTGTATTGAGTGCCGAAACTCGTACTTCACTATCTGAATCCTTTATATAGCGAAGTAAAGTTGCGGTTCCCCCTAGTTTTACCAGGGAGATGGCATTATCTATATCGTCAATGTAGCTCCTTATGGCATCTAGACTTTCGATTTGGTCTTCTGTGCTGGCTTCGTCACTATTTAGTATGATCAAAGCTGCTTTCAGAGCCGCTGAAGCATCTGTTGTCA
Protein-coding regions in this window:
- the LOC128257959 gene encoding uncharacterized protein LOC128257959, which encodes MSDPNVPRGALSLQNVLKYTVQHHDENAEPKLNEAPDVERNEFLANALNAMTTDASAALKAALIILNSDEASTEDQIESLDAIRSYIDDIDNAISLVKLGGTATLLRYIKDSDSEVRVSALNTVAEVAQNNVFCQNALINDKFLPVLTKNLSNANQDIVRSSIYAISSLVRNFQPGYNEFKRIKGISALIPCLKSTNSNVYIKAAFLIASLTSGDKSVRDDFVKAEVFPVLVENLKAIEEFDVKQETTLFALSSLSLESDLKLSTEKRNEILSTLQLIISKNKQTENCEDMVNYARNIVDNLNSLK